One region of Emys orbicularis isolate rEmyOrb1 chromosome 4, rEmyOrb1.hap1, whole genome shotgun sequence genomic DNA includes:
- the GARIN2 gene encoding Golgi-associated RAB2 interactor protein 2 has translation MSGLELCYVRFDDEEEESMKTTESFSVRAASRSQISIMGDLQRVLSKGEYAPFTSAPMFESNFLQVNRRGEPIYVHNRPNCVTVGICASSPSLSLPNVMLLAHTVPTSSQEAVSKPWKASKQPSSMEQLELSRFFPLNFVEITVHNAEKRRLKLKLASGRSFYLELCAPPDKQCLLFRQWLQLITLLKRPQDHYNNTQVNVVYENFNGQQVERMQGTRNQSDNRDTQLETLNSIDIPESEKEEVAKRASSKRVTISGIVGPIEECGSSKRGLAVASRSSIIKETKRDPSMQSEKQQRKDHLKVKKSKSTERKKSRENVAEYKTENNLQASGMN, from the exons ATGTCTGGACTGG AATTATGCTATGTGAGATTTGATGATGAAGAGGAGGAAAGCATGAAGACAACAGA GAGCTTCAGTGTGCGTGCAGCCTCCAGAAGCCAGATCTCCATTATGGGAGATCTTCAGAGAGTTCTTAGCAAAGGAGAATATGCCCCCTTCACATCCGCTCCCATGTTTGAGAGCAACTTTCTCCAG GTTAATAGGAGAGGTGAACCAATTTATGTTCATAACCGCCCCAACTGTGTGACTGTAGGCATCTGTGCATCCAGCCCCAGTCTATCACTGCCCAATGTGATGCTGCTAGCACACACAGTGCCTACATCTTCCCAGGAAGCTGTGTCAAAGCCCTGGAAGGCCTCAAAGCAGCCATCCTCCATGGAGCAGCTAGAACTCAGCAG GTTCTTCCCCTTGAACTTTGTGGAGATCACCGTTCACAATGCTGAGAAGCGTCGCCTCAAGCTGAAGCTGGCAAGTGGCCGCTCCTTCTACCTGGAGCTCTGTGCCCCACCAGACAAGCAGTGCCTCCTCTTCCGTCAGTGGCTGCAGCTCATTACTCTCTTGAAACGTCCCCAAGACCACTACAACAATACTCAAGTCAATGTAGTGTATGAGAATTTTAATGGGCAGCAAGTTGAGAGAATGCAAGGCACAAGGAACCAGTCAGACAAC AGAGACACCCAGCTAGAGACTCTGAATTCTATTGATATCCCAGAATCAGAGAAGGAGGAAGTTGCTAAGCGAGCATCCTCCAAGCGAGTCACCATCTCTGGCATAGTGGGTCCTATTGAAGAGTGTGGCAGCAGCAAGAGAGGGCTGGCAGTTGCCTCACGCAGCTCCATAATAAAAGAGACCAAAAGAGATCCCAGCATGCAGTCAGAGAAACAACAAAGAAAAGATCACCTGAAGGTAAAGAAGAGCAAGAGCACAGAGAGGAAGAAATCCAG GGAAAATGTAGCAGAGtataaaacagaaaacaatttGCAGGCTTCAGGTAtgaattaa